A section of the Fretibacterium sp. OH1220_COT-178 genome encodes:
- a CDS encoding RDD family protein, with the protein DFKHLNVFHNVSTIPLLTISNSSLPTQNNEEPFFIIDLFLFYLHRPLFEHIIRFLIDSLGIRVRRSELPVSIFLFFVLMGTVFFEVALVYFSCNGWWLSRYGQSIGKRAARIRILDEGRGHSSSPLSFGRLFCREALFILSVTPLFILLYYRPLYGRDRFYHYLFAGFVAVGMGSILLGGRSISDRIAGTRVRALEPSDEPVPMKSEHRYDGAYYSGLYKEYMEKLADDGTGDSGKDSA; encoded by the coding sequence CGATTTCAAACACTTGAATGTCTTTCATAATGTCTCTACTATACCACTTCTGACAATTTCGAACTCATCCTTACCCACACAGAATAACGAGGAACCATTTTTTATCATCGATCTTTTTTTGTTTTACCTCCATCGCCCGCTGTTTGAACATATTATCCGTTTTCTTATCGACTCTCTCGGCATTCGGGTGCGCAGGAGCGAGCTTCCGGTATCGATATTTTTATTCTTTGTCTTGATGGGCACAGTTTTCTTCGAAGTCGCTCTTGTTTATTTTTCCTGCAATGGCTGGTGGTTGTCCCGTTATGGACAGAGCATCGGGAAAAGGGCGGCAAGAATCCGTATCCTGGATGAGGGGCGCGGCCATTCTTCGAGTCCTTTGAGTTTCGGACGACTCTTCTGCAGGGAAGCGCTCTTCATTCTCTCCGTAACGCCGCTGTTCATTCTTTTGTATTACCGGCCCCTGTACGGCAGGGACAGATTCTATCATTATCTTTTTGCTGGATTCGTAGCCGTCGGTATGGGGTCGATTCTTTTGGGAGGACGCAGCATATCGGACCGTATTGCCGGAACCCGGGTTCGTGCCCTGGAGCCTTCCGATGAGCCCGTCCCCATGAAATCGGAGCATCGCTATGATGGGGCATACTATTCGGGCCTCTATAAGGAGTACATGGAGAAACTGGCGGACGACGGAACGGGGGATTCCGGCAAAGACTCGGCGTGA
- a CDS encoding WG repeat-containing protein gives MAVLLFCLWGMSWAWEEKVSYKWLIEPKYKWAFAYSEGLWPVEKDGLWGYVDSADRVVVDFQYFGAAPFRNGMAYVEVSEDVWGLIDPTGRPVIALQEGIHLLPPFLVRDPLLGSKKDIRVPFGNAQDRYGFLDLSGKVRIPAIYDSVGQFSEGLAAVVSGDCWGVIDTDGRWVISLHSRYRGLKYFKGGYIPFMSKERLWGFIDSGDRVVLEPKYTRLQDSWDGSGPWLVECDGKIGYLAPKLNVLADCKYDPADPLFATQSYPYAGGVAFACEDGTYKALDTEGNELFQFPAFLATPVSELCREGYYVLYAGREEYRPFESKFFLLDKQGVMILPPEFQEIRPSADGIVAVCKEKRWGLIDLNRR, from the coding sequence ATGGCGGTGTTGCTTTTCTGCTTGTGGGGCATGTCGTGGGCCTGGGAGGAAAAAGTTTCCTACAAGTGGCTGATCGAGCCCAAGTACAAATGGGCATTTGCTTATTCGGAGGGCCTGTGGCCGGTGGAGAAAGATGGACTGTGGGGGTACGTGGACAGTGCGGACAGGGTGGTCGTGGATTTTCAATATTTCGGAGCCGCTCCGTTTCGGAACGGAATGGCCTATGTCGAGGTCAGCGAGGACGTTTGGGGGCTTATCGATCCTACGGGCCGGCCGGTCATTGCGCTTCAGGAGGGAATCCACCTTCTCCCTCCCTTCCTTGTCCGGGATCCTTTGTTGGGCTCGAAGAAGGATATACGGGTGCCGTTTGGGAACGCTCAGGACAGGTATGGCTTTCTGGATCTCTCTGGGAAGGTGCGAATCCCGGCAATCTATGATTCGGTTGGACAATTCTCCGAGGGGCTGGCTGCCGTTGTCAGCGGGGACTGCTGGGGTGTCATCGACACGGACGGGCGTTGGGTAATTTCACTGCATTCGCGCTATCGTGGCCTAAAATATTTTAAGGGTGGCTATATACCGTTCATGTCGAAGGAGAGACTTTGGGGGTTTATAGACTCCGGGGACAGGGTCGTTCTTGAACCGAAGTACACGCGCCTTCAAGACAGCTGGGACGGGTCCGGTCCATGGTTGGTCGAGTGCGATGGAAAGATTGGCTATCTCGCCCCGAAGCTCAACGTGCTGGCGGATTGTAAATATGACCCCGCAGATCCCCTCTTTGCCACGCAATCCTATCCCTATGCCGGAGGGGTTGCTTTTGCCTGCGAAGACGGGACTTACAAAGCGCTGGATACCGAGGGGAATGAGCTTTTTCAATTCCCTGCTTTTCTTGCGACACCTGTTTCCGAGTTGTGTAGGGAAGGGTATTACGTGTTGTATGCAGGGCGTGAGGAGTACCGCCCTTTCGAGAGCAAATTCTTTCTCTTGGACAAACAGGGAGTCATGATCCTTCCGCCGGAGTTCCAGGAGATCCGCCCTTCGGCGGATGGGATCGTAGCGGTTTGCAAGGAAAAGCGCTGGGGACTGATCGACCTCAATCGACGGTAA